In Papaver somniferum cultivar HN1 chromosome 1, ASM357369v1, whole genome shotgun sequence, a genomic segment contains:
- the LOC113306061 gene encoding probable protein phosphatase 2C 1, translated as MGGCVSVSSGSNNGDRVSSSCLNSRSNARRRKKRSLSGRITSLQHLSHIPNRIFTNGKSKTSCIFTQQGRKGVNQDAMLVWEDFDSEDAIFCGIFDGHGPHGHLVSRKVRDTLPSKLLSFLHSQESKGNRSSINCFNRKSKLDQGNSEGGISTEDQLSSKWKEAFLKSYKSMDKELRSHPSLDCFCSGSTAVTIVKQGLILFMGSIGDSRAILGSRDNNNTMVAVQLTVDLKPDLPKEAERIKRCRGRVFALQDEPEVCRVWLPFDDAPGLAMARAFGDFCLKDYGVISIPEFSHRVLTEMDQFVVLASDGVWDVLSNEEVVEIVSTAPTRSSAARILVDAAAREWKLKYPTSKMDDCAVVCMYLDGKMDNESDLEDQGICVATNPNYSSFTATESDEGHNSEPTLRRNYTVRSAEDSDPNNRIQIEIEEKQNAVNATSEDQNWSGLEGVTRVNSLVQLPRFSGEKLNS; from the exons ATGGGGGGTTGTGTTTCAGTTAGTAGTGGTAGTAACAATGGAGATAGAGTGTCTTCCTCATGTTTGAATTCGAGATCAAATGCGCGGAGGAGAAAGAAGAGATCACTCTCGGGACGAATCACCAGTTTGCAGCACTTATCTCACATACCCAACCGGATTTTCACAAATGGGAAGAGTAAAACTTCTTGTATCTTCACTCAGCAAGGGCGCAAAGGAGTAAACCAAGATGCTATGTTAGTGTGGGAA GATTTTGACTCAGAAGATGCAATTTTCTGTGGTATCTTTGATGGGCATGGTCCACATGGTCATCTTGTCTCTCGGAAAGTGAGGGATACGTTGCCGTCGAAGTTACTCTCATTTCTTCATTCTCAGGAGTCGAAGGGAAATCGATCaagtattaattgttttaatAGGAAAAGCAAATTAGACCAAGGAAATTCCGAGGGGGGTATCTCTACTGAGGATCAATTGAGCTCTAAGTGGAAAGAAGCCTTTCTTAAATCATACAAATCCATGGATAAGGAGCTGAGATCCCATCCTTCCCTGGACTGCTTCTGCAGTGGCAGCACTGCTGTTACTATAGTGAAACAG GGGTTAATTCTTTTCATGGGAAGCATTGGAGATTCTAGGGCAATTTTGGGATCCAGAGACAACAACAATACCATGGTTGCGGTGCAATTGACAGTTGATTTAAAGCCCGACTTGCCAA AGGAAGCTGAAAGGATTAAACGTTGTAGAGGACGGGTCTTTGCTCTGCAAGACGAACCCGAAGTATGCAGAGTTTGGCTGCCATTTGATGATGCCCCGGGATTAGCAATGGCGAGAGCATTTGGGGACTTCTGTTTGAAAGATTATGGAGTGATATCTATACCAGAATTCTCTCACAGGGTACTCACAGAGATGGATCAATTCGTTGTTCTTGCATCAGATGGG GTTTGGGATGTATTGAGTAACGAAGAAGTGGTCGAGATTGTCTCGACAGCTCCAACTCGGTCTTCAGCAGCACGTATACTTGTCGATGCAGCTGCCCGTGAATGGAAACTCAAGTACCCAACTTCAAAAATGGATGATTGTGCCGTTGTTTGCATGTACTTAGATGGAAAAATGGATAATGAATCAGATCTAGAAGACCAAGGAATCTGTGTGGCCACCAACCCTAACTACAGTTCTTTTACTGCAACAGAGTCAGATGAAGGTCACAACAGTGAACCAACTCTTCGAAGGAACTATACTGTCAGGTCGGCTGAAGACAGTGATCCGAATAATAGAATACAAATTGAGATCGAAGAAAAACAAAACGCAGTGAATGCAACAAGTGAAGATCAAAACTGGTCAGGATTGGAAGGTGTAACCCGAGTTAACTCACTTGTTCAGCTTCCTCGATTTTCTGGTGAAAAGCTGAACTCTTGA
- the LOC113333776 gene encoding serine hydroxymethyltransferase 3, chloroplastic-like codes for PEVRSIIDSEKNRQFNSLELIASENFTSRAVMEVVGSCLTNKYSEGLHGKRYYGGNEYIDELETLCQQRDLAAFHLDPKKWGVNVQPLSGSPANFEVYTALLNPHDRIMGLDLPHGGHLSHGFMTPKIRVSGTSIYFESMPYRLDESTGLIDYDMLEKTATLFRPKLIIVGASAYPRDFDYPRMRKIADSVGAFLMMDMAHISGLVAASVLADPFEYCDVVTTTTHKSLRGPRGGMIFFKKDPVLWVDMESAISNAVFPG; via the exons cctgaagtacgttcaataattgatagtgagaagaatcgtcagtttaacagcttggagctcattgcttcagagaattttacatctcgcgcagtgatggaagttgtgggttcttgtctcacaaacaagtattcagaagggcttcatggtaaaag GTACTATGGTGGCAATGAGTACATTGATGAGCTAGAGACACTTTGTCAACAAAGGGATTTGGCTGCATTTCACTTAGACCCAAAGAAATGGGGAGTTAATGTCCAACCTCTGTCTGGTTCTCCTGCTAACTTTGAAGTTTACACTGCACTTCTCAACCCACATGACCGTATTATG GGTCTGGATCTTCCTCATGGAGGTCActtgtcacatggatttatgactcctaaaatacgggtatctgggacttcgatttattttgaatcgatgccctaccgtcttgatgaatcaacag gccttattgattatgatatgcttgagaaaactgccaccctctttcgaccaaaactcatcattgttggtgctagtgcttatcctcgtgatttcgattatcctcgaatgagaaag attgcagattctgttggggcttttctcatgatggatatggctcacataagtggtctcgttgctgcatctgtacttgccgacccatttgaatactgtgatgttgtaacaaccaccactcacaag tcattacgaggtcccagaggtggcatgattttcttcaagaaagatcctgttctttgggttgatatggaatctgcgattagcaatgctgttttcccaggg